The Saccharomyces paradoxus chromosome XV, complete sequence DNA window CGAATGATATTTGAGTCGTCGCgtcttctttgttttctttctatttttgatattggGGACGCAAGAGATGTAAGTCTGAGACCCTTTTGCGAACCTAGGCCCCAAtacatttcatttttcttgattaaTTCTTGATAGTTGATGAATCCTGTGGCCCataagattttttcatctctTACCGTGTCAGGAATTACCGCAATAGATTTAACGAATTGCAGGGCCTGGTAAACGTTGAAGGttggattttcttttaagaCGGTTGACATCAGTAAACTTATCAAGTTTTCATCGCTGCTGCCGTTCTCCGAGAGAACGAGTATATTACTATTAGAATTCCCACTTTGAGCGATAGAGTATTTGAAGATTGTAATTAGATCGTTAAAGACTTGAAATTTCGCTTCATTGGtaacttgaaaaatatttgtacGGGAATATTCTGACTTTTTACCATATAAAAGCCTATCTAATATCGATGGTGAGTCAGTGGAATGGTCAAATTGAACATATGCGTTTCGGTAGTGTGATTCTGGTGGTGGGGTTAGCGGTTCGCcgttattattaatatcgCCGAGG harbors:
- a CDS encoding uncharacterized protein (similar to YOR342C), with translation MTILEELDDASIPQKLDNHIFFGSVHSLTHTDFLVENNVRFFINVDISTELISHVYHEVRPNLADEIVIVNIDNNSQIPIDSDLVRSFHWHNTSLLQQLIHHLDFLGDINNNGEPLTPPPESHYRNAYVQFDHSTDSPSILDRLLYGKKSEYSRTNIFQVTNEAKFQVFNDLITIFKYSIAQSGNSNSNILVLSENGSSDENLISLLMSTVLKENPTFNVYQALQFVKSIAVIPDTVRDEKILWATGFINYQELIKKNEMYWGLGSQKGLRLTSLASPISKIERKQRRRDDSNIIRSKLPQPRQNPFCSAERPKRARCD